In a single window of the Pseudopipra pipra isolate bDixPip1 chromosome Z, bDixPip1.hap1, whole genome shotgun sequence genome:
- the QNG1 gene encoding queuosine 5'-phosphate N-glycosylase/hydrolase → MEGFPSPLESAKFIADHSKDVSVDEEGARRVAESLFDKASAVEFGVAGWKSLHELNPRAADKEAVDWVFLVDTLNFSFWSEQEEQKYLVKYKDKIYSGYWSLCAAVNRALDEGIPITSASYFATMTLEQLRHVFRSDTEVPIPLLEERHRVLNESGIVLLEKFGGSFLTCVKMSEKSAQKLLHLILENFPSYRDEAVFEKKKVSFYKRAQILVADTWSVLEGKGDGFFDDISSLTIFADYRIPQVLVHLKAMKYSEELMKKLREGTIFQSGDKEEVEIRGCSIWCCALICKHLQELYQKKGQDMREKINAVLLDYYLWDYARDHREDMKDIPFHRVRCIYY, encoded by the exons ATGGAGGGTTTCCCGTCCCCCCTGGAATCTGCCAAGTTCATCGCCGACCACAGCAAAGATGTCTCCGTGGACGAGGAGGGGGCGCGGCGGGTGGCGGAGAGCCTGTTTGACAAAGCCTCGGCCGTGGAGTTCGGGGTGGCGGGGTGGAAGAGTCTCCACGAGCTGAACCCCCGCGCCGCCGACAAGGAGGCAGTGGACTGGGTGTTCCTGGTGGACACTCTCAACTTCTCCTTCTGGTCCgagcaagaggagcagaagTACCTGGTGAAGTACAAGGATAAAATCTACAGCGGCTACTGGTCCCTCTGCGCCGCCGTCAACAGGGCCCTGGACGAGG GAATACCTATCACCAGTGCATCATATTTTGCCACCATGACGCTTGAACAACTGAGGCACGTATTTCGCTCTGACACAGAAGTGCCTATACCTTTGCTTGAAGAAAGACATCGGGTGCTGAACGAAAGTGGAATAGTTCTGTTAGAGAAGTTTGGAGGATCTTTCCTTACCTGTGTTAAAATGAGTGAGAAGAGTGCTCAGAAACTACTACATCTTATACTGGAAAATTTTCCTTCTTACAGAGATGAAGCTGTATTCGAG aaaaagaaggTGTCTTTCTACAAACGAGCACAAATACTTGTGGCTGATACATGGAGTGTATTAGAAGGCAAAGGAGATGGCTTTTTTGATGATATTTCTAGTCTAACAATATTTGCAGACTACAGAATTCCTCAAGTTCTTGTTCACTTAAAAGCAATGAAGTATTCTGAAGAATTAATGAAGAAACTACGTGAAG GAACAATTTTCCAGTCTGGAGACAAAGAGGAGGTAGAGATCCGTGGCTGTTCTATTTGGTGTTGTGCATTGATTTGTAAGCATTTGCAGGAGCTCTATCAGAAGAAGGGTCAGGACATGCGTGAAAAGATCAATGCAGTTTTACTCGATTATTATCTTTGGGACTATGCCAGGGATCACAGGGAAGACATGAAAGATATTCCGTTTCACCGAGTACGGTGTATATATTACTAA
- the HNRNPK gene encoding heterogeneous nuclear ribonucleoprotein K isoform X1, giving the protein METEQQEETFTNTETNDLSTGKRPAEDMEEEQAFKRSRNTDEMVELRILLQSKNAGAVIGKGGKNIKALRTDYNASVSVPDSSGPERILSISADIETIGEILKKIIPTLEEYQHYKGSDFDCELRLLIHQSLAGGIIGVKGAKIKELRENTQTTIKLFQECCPHSTDRVVLIGGKPDRVVECIKIILDLISESPIKGRAQPYDPNFYDETYDYGGFTMMFDDRRGRPVGFPMRGRGGFDRMPPGRGGRPMPPSRRDYDDMSPRRGPPPPPPGRGGRGGSRARNLPLPPPPPPRGGDLMSYDRRGRPGDRYDGMMMQCHVDACDDMQPPELFEGGSGYDYSYAGGRGSYGDLGGPIITTQVTIPKDLAGSIIGKGGQRIKQIRHESGASIKIDEPLEGSEDRIITITGTQDQIQNAQYLLQNSVKQYADVEGF; this is encoded by the exons atggAGACTGAACAACAGGAAGAGACCTTTACCAACACGGAGACAAATG ACCTCTCTACAGGCAAACGTCCTGCAGAAGATATGGAGGAAGAGCAGGCCTTCAAAAGATCTCGAAACACAGATGAAATGGTGGAACTGCGCATCTTGCTGCAGAGCAAA AATGCTGGAGCTGTGATTGGAAAAGGTGGCAAAAATATTAAAGCACTTCGTACAGAT TACAATGCCAGTGTTTCAGTCCCAGACAGCAGTGGCCCCGAGCG CATTTTGAGTATAAGTGCAGATATAGAGACAATTGGAGAAATCTTGAAGAAGATTATCCCTACTTTAGAAGAG TATCAACACTACAAAGGCAGCGACTTTGACTGTGAATTAAGACTTCTCATTCACCAGAGTTTGGCAGGAGGAATTATTGGTGTCAAGGGTGCTAAAATTAAAGAACTCAGAGAG aaCACTCAGACCACCATTAAGCTCTTTCAAGAGTGTTGTCCTCATTCTACTGACAGAGTGGTGCTTATTGGTGGAAAACCTGATAGGGTTGTTGAGTGCATCAAGATTATCTTGGATCTTATCTCTGAG TCTCCAATTAAAGGACGAGCCCAGCCTTATGATCCCAATTTCTATGATGAAACATATGACTACGGTGGCTTCACAATGATGTTTGATGATAGAAGGGGACGTCCAGTGGGCTTTCCGATGCGTGGAAGGGGAGGCTTTGATCGAATGCCCCCTGGTCGTGGTGGACGACCTATGCCTCCCTCGAGAAGAGATTATGATGATATGAGCCCTCGCAGAGGACCTCCACCACCTCCGCCAGGTCGTGGTGGTagaggtggcagcagagctcgtaatcttcctcttcctcctccaccacctcctcGTGGCGG agaTCTGATGTCCTATGACCGAAGGGGCAGACCAGGAGATCGTTACGATGGCATG ATGATGCAGTGTCATGTGGATGCTTGTGATGACATGCAGCCACCAGAGTTG TTTGAGGGTGGCTCTGGTTATG ATTATTCTTATGCAGGGGGGCGCGGTTCATATGGAGATCTTGGTGGACCCATCATCACAACACAAGTAACAATTCCCAAAGAT TTGGCAGGATCTATTATTGGAAAGGGAGGCCAGAGAATCAAACAAATACGTCATGAGTCAGGAGCTTCAATCAAAATTGATGAACCATTAGAAGGCTCAGAAGATCGGATAATAACAATCACAGGAACACAGGACCAGATACAAAATGCACAATATTTGCTGCAGAACAG tgTGAAGCAGTATGCAGATGTTGAAGGATTCTAA
- the HNRNPK gene encoding heterogeneous nuclear ribonucleoprotein K isoform X4 codes for METEQQEETFTNTETNGKRPAEDMEEEQAFKRSRNTDEMVELRILLQSKNAGAVIGKGGKNIKALRTDYNASVSVPDSSGPERILSISADIETIGEILKKIIPTLEEYQHYKGSDFDCELRLLIHQSLAGGIIGVKGAKIKELRENTQTTIKLFQECCPHSTDRVVLIGGKPDRVVECIKIILDLISESPIKGRAQPYDPNFYDETYDYGGFTMMFDDRRGRPVGFPMRGRGGFDRMPPGRGGRPMPPSRRDYDDMSPRRGPPPPPPGRGGRGGSRARNLPLPPPPPPRGGDLMSYDRRGRPGDRYDGMMMQCHVDACDDMQPPELFEGGSGYDYSYAGGRGSYGDLGGPIITTQVTIPKDLAGSIIGKGGQRIKQIRHESGASIKIDEPLEGSEDRIITITGTQDQIQNAQYLLQNSVKQYSGKFF; via the exons atggAGACTGAACAACAGGAAGAGACCTTTACCAACACGGAGACAAATG GCAAACGTCCTGCAGAAGATATGGAGGAAGAGCAGGCCTTCAAAAGATCTCGAAACACAGATGAAATGGTGGAACTGCGCATCTTGCTGCAGAGCAAA AATGCTGGAGCTGTGATTGGAAAAGGTGGCAAAAATATTAAAGCACTTCGTACAGAT TACAATGCCAGTGTTTCAGTCCCAGACAGCAGTGGCCCCGAGCG CATTTTGAGTATAAGTGCAGATATAGAGACAATTGGAGAAATCTTGAAGAAGATTATCCCTACTTTAGAAGAG TATCAACACTACAAAGGCAGCGACTTTGACTGTGAATTAAGACTTCTCATTCACCAGAGTTTGGCAGGAGGAATTATTGGTGTCAAGGGTGCTAAAATTAAAGAACTCAGAGAG aaCACTCAGACCACCATTAAGCTCTTTCAAGAGTGTTGTCCTCATTCTACTGACAGAGTGGTGCTTATTGGTGGAAAACCTGATAGGGTTGTTGAGTGCATCAAGATTATCTTGGATCTTATCTCTGAG TCTCCAATTAAAGGACGAGCCCAGCCTTATGATCCCAATTTCTATGATGAAACATATGACTACGGTGGCTTCACAATGATGTTTGATGATAGAAGGGGACGTCCAGTGGGCTTTCCGATGCGTGGAAGGGGAGGCTTTGATCGAATGCCCCCTGGTCGTGGTGGACGACCTATGCCTCCCTCGAGAAGAGATTATGATGATATGAGCCCTCGCAGAGGACCTCCACCACCTCCGCCAGGTCGTGGTGGTagaggtggcagcagagctcgtaatcttcctcttcctcctccaccacctcctcGTGGCGG agaTCTGATGTCCTATGACCGAAGGGGCAGACCAGGAGATCGTTACGATGGCATG ATGATGCAGTGTCATGTGGATGCTTGTGATGACATGCAGCCACCAGAGTTG TTTGAGGGTGGCTCTGGTTATG ATTATTCTTATGCAGGGGGGCGCGGTTCATATGGAGATCTTGGTGGACCCATCATCACAACACAAGTAACAATTCCCAAAGAT TTGGCAGGATCTATTATTGGAAAGGGAGGCCAGAGAATCAAACAAATACGTCATGAGTCAGGAGCTTCAATCAAAATTGATGAACCATTAGAAGGCTCAGAAGATCGGATAATAACAATCACAGGAACACAGGACCAGATACAAAATGCACAATATTTGCTGCAGAACAG tGTGAAGCAGTATTCTGGAAAGTTTTTCTAA
- the HNRNPK gene encoding heterogeneous nuclear ribonucleoprotein K isoform X2: METEQQEETFTNTETNDLSTGKRPAEDMEEEQAFKRSRNTDEMVELRILLQSKNAGAVIGKGGKNIKALRTDYNASVSVPDSSGPERILSISADIETIGEILKKIIPTLEEYQHYKGSDFDCELRLLIHQSLAGGIIGVKGAKIKELRENTQTTIKLFQECCPHSTDRVVLIGGKPDRVVECIKIILDLISESPIKGRAQPYDPNFYDETYDYGGFTMMFDDRRGRPVGFPMRGRGGFDRMPPGRGGRPMPPSRRDYDDMSPRRGPPPPPPGRGGRGGSRARNLPLPPPPPPRGGDLMSYDRRGRPGDRYDGMMMQCHVDACDDMQPPELFEGGSGYDYSYAGGRGSYGDLGGPIITTQVTIPKDLAGSIIGKGGQRIKQIRHESGASIKIDEPLEGSEDRIITITGTQDQIQNAQYLLQNSVKQYSGKFF, encoded by the exons atggAGACTGAACAACAGGAAGAGACCTTTACCAACACGGAGACAAATG ACCTCTCTACAGGCAAACGTCCTGCAGAAGATATGGAGGAAGAGCAGGCCTTCAAAAGATCTCGAAACACAGATGAAATGGTGGAACTGCGCATCTTGCTGCAGAGCAAA AATGCTGGAGCTGTGATTGGAAAAGGTGGCAAAAATATTAAAGCACTTCGTACAGAT TACAATGCCAGTGTTTCAGTCCCAGACAGCAGTGGCCCCGAGCG CATTTTGAGTATAAGTGCAGATATAGAGACAATTGGAGAAATCTTGAAGAAGATTATCCCTACTTTAGAAGAG TATCAACACTACAAAGGCAGCGACTTTGACTGTGAATTAAGACTTCTCATTCACCAGAGTTTGGCAGGAGGAATTATTGGTGTCAAGGGTGCTAAAATTAAAGAACTCAGAGAG aaCACTCAGACCACCATTAAGCTCTTTCAAGAGTGTTGTCCTCATTCTACTGACAGAGTGGTGCTTATTGGTGGAAAACCTGATAGGGTTGTTGAGTGCATCAAGATTATCTTGGATCTTATCTCTGAG TCTCCAATTAAAGGACGAGCCCAGCCTTATGATCCCAATTTCTATGATGAAACATATGACTACGGTGGCTTCACAATGATGTTTGATGATAGAAGGGGACGTCCAGTGGGCTTTCCGATGCGTGGAAGGGGAGGCTTTGATCGAATGCCCCCTGGTCGTGGTGGACGACCTATGCCTCCCTCGAGAAGAGATTATGATGATATGAGCCCTCGCAGAGGACCTCCACCACCTCCGCCAGGTCGTGGTGGTagaggtggcagcagagctcgtaatcttcctcttcctcctccaccacctcctcGTGGCGG agaTCTGATGTCCTATGACCGAAGGGGCAGACCAGGAGATCGTTACGATGGCATG ATGATGCAGTGTCATGTGGATGCTTGTGATGACATGCAGCCACCAGAGTTG TTTGAGGGTGGCTCTGGTTATG ATTATTCTTATGCAGGGGGGCGCGGTTCATATGGAGATCTTGGTGGACCCATCATCACAACACAAGTAACAATTCCCAAAGAT TTGGCAGGATCTATTATTGGAAAGGGAGGCCAGAGAATCAAACAAATACGTCATGAGTCAGGAGCTTCAATCAAAATTGATGAACCATTAGAAGGCTCAGAAGATCGGATAATAACAATCACAGGAACACAGGACCAGATACAAAATGCACAATATTTGCTGCAGAACAG tGTGAAGCAGTATTCTGGAAAGTTTTTCTAA
- the HNRNPK gene encoding heterogeneous nuclear ribonucleoprotein K isoform X3 — METEQQEETFTNTETNGKRPAEDMEEEQAFKRSRNTDEMVELRILLQSKNAGAVIGKGGKNIKALRTDYNASVSVPDSSGPERILSISADIETIGEILKKIIPTLEEYQHYKGSDFDCELRLLIHQSLAGGIIGVKGAKIKELRENTQTTIKLFQECCPHSTDRVVLIGGKPDRVVECIKIILDLISESPIKGRAQPYDPNFYDETYDYGGFTMMFDDRRGRPVGFPMRGRGGFDRMPPGRGGRPMPPSRRDYDDMSPRRGPPPPPPGRGGRGGSRARNLPLPPPPPPRGGDLMSYDRRGRPGDRYDGMMMQCHVDACDDMQPPELFEGGSGYDYSYAGGRGSYGDLGGPIITTQVTIPKDLAGSIIGKGGQRIKQIRHESGASIKIDEPLEGSEDRIITITGTQDQIQNAQYLLQNSVKQYADVEGF; from the exons atggAGACTGAACAACAGGAAGAGACCTTTACCAACACGGAGACAAATG GCAAACGTCCTGCAGAAGATATGGAGGAAGAGCAGGCCTTCAAAAGATCTCGAAACACAGATGAAATGGTGGAACTGCGCATCTTGCTGCAGAGCAAA AATGCTGGAGCTGTGATTGGAAAAGGTGGCAAAAATATTAAAGCACTTCGTACAGAT TACAATGCCAGTGTTTCAGTCCCAGACAGCAGTGGCCCCGAGCG CATTTTGAGTATAAGTGCAGATATAGAGACAATTGGAGAAATCTTGAAGAAGATTATCCCTACTTTAGAAGAG TATCAACACTACAAAGGCAGCGACTTTGACTGTGAATTAAGACTTCTCATTCACCAGAGTTTGGCAGGAGGAATTATTGGTGTCAAGGGTGCTAAAATTAAAGAACTCAGAGAG aaCACTCAGACCACCATTAAGCTCTTTCAAGAGTGTTGTCCTCATTCTACTGACAGAGTGGTGCTTATTGGTGGAAAACCTGATAGGGTTGTTGAGTGCATCAAGATTATCTTGGATCTTATCTCTGAG TCTCCAATTAAAGGACGAGCCCAGCCTTATGATCCCAATTTCTATGATGAAACATATGACTACGGTGGCTTCACAATGATGTTTGATGATAGAAGGGGACGTCCAGTGGGCTTTCCGATGCGTGGAAGGGGAGGCTTTGATCGAATGCCCCCTGGTCGTGGTGGACGACCTATGCCTCCCTCGAGAAGAGATTATGATGATATGAGCCCTCGCAGAGGACCTCCACCACCTCCGCCAGGTCGTGGTGGTagaggtggcagcagagctcgtaatcttcctcttcctcctccaccacctcctcGTGGCGG agaTCTGATGTCCTATGACCGAAGGGGCAGACCAGGAGATCGTTACGATGGCATG ATGATGCAGTGTCATGTGGATGCTTGTGATGACATGCAGCCACCAGAGTTG TTTGAGGGTGGCTCTGGTTATG ATTATTCTTATGCAGGGGGGCGCGGTTCATATGGAGATCTTGGTGGACCCATCATCACAACACAAGTAACAATTCCCAAAGAT TTGGCAGGATCTATTATTGGAAAGGGAGGCCAGAGAATCAAACAAATACGTCATGAGTCAGGAGCTTCAATCAAAATTGATGAACCATTAGAAGGCTCAGAAGATCGGATAATAACAATCACAGGAACACAGGACCAGATACAAAATGCACAATATTTGCTGCAGAACAG tgTGAAGCAGTATGCAGATGTTGAAGGATTCTAA